The following are encoded together in the Leptospira stimsonii genome:
- a CDS encoding EAL domain-containing protein: MTTSKSPKIRSFDEGEIEQFKNVFINENRGKPIVLLRFQDIKSLSFLDFLQLVPIKISELHPGAENHYSYYCYGDKKNLLIGVAPVQISGSNGFLNFDSVLGRFREVSIKNGSMNFDFGIARTQCNYISYVDEIFHELEVSSLKNLKDNLIRWSWTYLNRVNDYFAGEKADAVIQPIIHYNHKLHTYSMKGGEVFVGGEAYAGYADLIRDIPHDQDLNRIELLILEKLTMCCNGAPGLLKFNISPQTLIDTFDTDEKVTRFHNLLLNQNLSPALVRMELIEKPYEEAEITLKSVCKRFWNFGISFAADDFGVKSQSHQIVLDLGEMIKEFKLDPISFKFKADQDLTKFLDNLAFIDYCRRLSDNREAIITAEALEDIDSLNFLIAHQVYYFQANLFCTKISIEEYKEIYEEMQDLPESVVNKILNSDELLLKLKAKGNIFKLSKELGLIS, translated from the coding sequence CTTTATCAACGAGAATCGCGGAAAACCGATCGTTCTCCTAAGATTTCAAGACATCAAATCCCTTTCATTTTTGGATTTTCTACAATTGGTTCCGATCAAAATTTCGGAACTTCATCCCGGCGCGGAAAATCACTATTCTTATTATTGTTACGGGGATAAGAAGAATCTTTTGATCGGAGTCGCTCCGGTTCAAATCAGCGGATCCAACGGATTCTTAAACTTTGATTCCGTGTTGGGAAGATTCCGAGAAGTATCGATCAAGAACGGTTCTATGAACTTCGATTTCGGAATCGCGAGAACCCAGTGCAATTATATCTCTTACGTGGATGAAATCTTTCACGAACTGGAAGTTTCTTCCCTCAAGAACCTAAAAGACAATCTCATTCGTTGGAGTTGGACGTATCTCAATCGGGTCAACGATTACTTCGCGGGCGAAAAAGCGGACGCGGTAATCCAGCCGATCATCCACTACAACCACAAACTTCACACGTATTCGATGAAGGGGGGGGAGGTTTTTGTGGGCGGAGAAGCTTACGCCGGTTATGCGGACCTAATTCGGGATATTCCTCACGATCAGGACTTAAATCGGATCGAACTTCTGATCTTGGAAAAACTTACGATGTGTTGTAACGGGGCGCCGGGACTCTTAAAATTCAACATTTCTCCTCAGACTCTGATCGATACGTTCGACACGGATGAGAAGGTAACCCGGTTTCACAACCTTCTTCTCAATCAAAATCTAAGTCCGGCTCTCGTGAGGATGGAGCTGATCGAAAAACCGTACGAAGAAGCGGAGATCACGCTCAAAAGTGTCTGTAAACGTTTTTGGAATTTCGGAATCAGTTTCGCCGCGGATGATTTCGGAGTTAAAAGTCAGAGTCACCAGATCGTTTTGGATCTCGGAGAAATGATCAAAGAATTCAAACTCGACCCGATCAGTTTTAAATTCAAGGCGGATCAGGATCTTACAAAATTCTTAGACAACCTCGCGTTTATCGATTATTGTAGAAGACTTTCGGATAACAGAGAAGCGATCATCACAGCGGAAGCTTTGGAAGACATCGATTCTCTCAACTTCCTCATCGCACACCAAGTCTATTACTTCCAAGCCAATCTCTTCTGTACGAAAATTTCGATCGAAGAATACAAGGAAATCTACGAGGAAATGCAGGATCTTCCGGAATCGGTCGTGAATAAGATTCTCAACTCGGATGAACTCCTTTTGAAATTGAAGGCGAAAGGAAATATCTTTAAACTTTCAAAAGAATTGGGTTTGATTTCGTAA